TCTCCCCTTTTTTTATCAGGTTTCCCCTCAAACAGCACCTCAGAGCCTCGTGTGTGACCCCAAACCTTGTGTGACACGCCAGCCGTTGGGGACAGAGTGGCCACTGTGACAGGGACCTTCGGCGCCCTCTGAAATGACCTCACGTCTCTCTCCCTGGAGGCTACAGGCCCCCTGTGACTCCAGCATGGAGGACGGCACATAGTCGGTGCTCAATTAATGCTTATCACCAACTCAACTCAGATTGATTGGCTAAGAGCCAGGATTAATTTATTTGATAGTCACGCTGGCCTCCAACTCCCGAggcccctgcctcagcctcccgaggaCTGGGACCACCGGGCCACCGTGGTGTCATTTCTTGATCCTGGGTGTCACTCCGGCTCTCAGTGGCTCATGTTTCCCTGCAAGGGGCCACATCGGGGGGGACTCAGCACCAGGACCCGGCAGCAGGTCACCTCCCCACCCTGTCACCCGCCCGCCTCACCAGGGACACCTCGTCCAGCCTGTGGAAGTCCTCGGGTTCGTCCCGGTGGTGACAGCGTCTCACGGCCACCATGGCAGACCCGAGGAGCAGAACAGAAACCAGCAGACACACGGCTATGACCACGCCTGGGTTTCTGTGTGACGTGGACACCCAGGGGTCACCTGCAGCTGGGGGACGAAGTCACAAGTCACCTTGAGCCTGGAGTCTGGGACGCCCGCTGGCCCCATGTCATCTTTTTCCTTTCGGGGTGCTGGGGTGAACCCGGGGCCCTGGCAGGCgctgtttgttctgtttttgggGGGACAGGGTCTCGCTGACCTGGGACTCATGGCCCTTCTGGGGTCACCGGTGTGCGGGGCTGGGCCCGGCTACAAATACGTAATGTCCTCTCGCACACCGGGTCTCTTGCAGGACCGGACATGCACTAGGCGCTTAATTATTGCACACTGGGCCGCACCCGccctgggaaggggaggggagggggcgagGTCCTCCCTCAGCCCCGGGCCTCTGCCGCCCCCTGGTGTCCAAACCCAGAACTGCAGCCGGGGACGTCCACCCCCCCTACTCACCCTGGCCAGGGCTGGGGGAGGCCGGGCTCTGCGAAGTGGGGGGCAGCTCTGAACTGGGGGGGCCAGAGCTGGGCTGCATCCCTGTGCCGGGCTGCGGGGTGGTGGCCGACTCTGGACTTGGGGTGCTGGACTGGGCAGTGGAGGTCAGTTCTGCGCTTGAGGTGCTGGACTGGGCGGTGGAGGTCAGTTCTGTGCTTAGGGTGCTGGGCTGGGTGGTGGAGGTCAGTTCTGCGCTTGAGGTGCTGGACTGGGCGGTGGAGGTCAGTTCTGTGCTTAGGGTGCTGGACTGGGTGGTGGAGGTCAGTTCTGTGCTTGAGGTGCTGGACTGGGTGGTGGAGGTCAGCTCTGTGCTTAGGGTGCTGGGCTGGGTGGTGGAGGTCAGTTCTGTGCTTAGGGTGCTGGGCTGGGTGGTGGTGGTCAGTTCTGTGCTTGAGGTGCTGGACTGGGTGGTGGAGGTCAGTTCTGTGCTTAGGGTGCTGGGCTGGGTGGTGGAGGGATctgaaaagacagagaagaaggGGGGCTCCATGGTCAGCCAAGACTGTGGACAGAGCTCCCTTGACACCGTGGCTATCTACATGGCTGAAGTCCACTTCCTTGCAACAGCTTCCCgcaagctgggattacaggcgtgtgggGCAAAGCTGGCACAGAGAtggggggtaggggagggggagggggaggggacggggagggggaggggaagggagggcgggggagggcagggagggggaggggagggggagggcagggCTAAGTCCAAGTCCAGGCAGGTGGCGGAGGGTAAAAGTCCTCTGGGTGTGGACTTCCCTTCCTGTAACTGGGAGAGGTGGCAGCTCACAGGTCCCCAAGGCCACACTCACACCTGTCCTCGCTGCTGGGGACAGAAGGGGCCAGCGCTCCTCGccgagccacaccccagctgaAGTGGACTGGGAGGCCTGTGGTCAAGTGTTTGCTGACCCCTGTCCCTTGTCCTTTGTTCCCCCCTGGAGCTGGGCCAGGTACAGGACACCCTGGGCGTGGAGGGTCCGTCCGGCAGGTCCTCTGCCCGGCCCGGCCCCTCTGCGTTTCCGCGTCCTCCGCTCACCCCCAAccctgggtgggggagggggccggTGCATGTGGTCCTCCTGTctgtccctgtcccctccccGGCTCTCCTTGTCCCCTCTCTCTGTCCAGGCTCCCGGGCCCGGTGCAGAAGACAGAGCACAGCAGCAGAGCCAGGTGAAGATGAGTCGGGGGCCATGGTGGACCCCAAGCCAGGCTGGGAGAGTGGGGAGCTGAAGCCAGAAGGCCAGGGGGGGAGCAGCCACGGGGACACACGTGTCACCGGGAACCTGGACGCAGCGTAGGGACTCTCTCTGAAAGACGCAGCCGGGAGGGAGCCGCGTCACCTGGCTGTGGCCCTGGGACCACCACAGGTGGCCATGAGACTACGTGGTGACCCCGCTGGGGACATTACGAGTCTAGGGCTGGGGACAGGGGAGAGCCCTACTTGTGAAGTCCCCAGGGCAGCAGGAGGGAGTCAGGTCAGACTCCAGGAAGAACTGAAGGGACCACAGGTGGCCTGGGTTTGCCAGGCTGGGGACAGGACGGCAGGGGCCGGGGGGGGGGGCGCAGTGGGGGGCTGGCCAGGTCCCTACCTTCTGGACTGTCACTTGTCCCAGAACAGGACATCCCAGGTGATTTCAGCAGCAGCACCAGAGCCACCACGAAAAGCAGCCTCGGCGGGGTTGGCGCCATTCCCGCGGGGAGGGCCGGGCGGCTGTGTCCTGTGTCCAGGTGCCCAGGCTGCCAGGTGTGGCACCAGGTGACATCTGGCTCCCGTGCGCCCCCTGCTGGCCGCCGGTGGTACTGCAGGCAGCTGCCTTTGATGCTGGACTGACGGCCACCTCctcctgtccccttcctcccagGACACCTGCCACCCTCAGAGTCCCGTGTGCCTGTCCTTTCCCCGCGGGGGGCCACCTCCCTGAGCCCGTGGGTTCCCCGTCGTGGTGACGGACCCCCACCGCCGCTGCCACCACGCCGAGGTGACTCCGTCGCACAGGACACAGGACCGTGGCCTCGGGCTGaagatggctttctttattgGACACGGGGTGCCATGTCCCCACCCCGAGGACCCAGTGTCTTAGACGCCAGGCCACCGAGAGGGCCGCGAGGCGTGGTGCGGTGCGGCGTGGCCCAGGAGCGCGTCCGTGGTCAGGCAGGACCGTGTGTAGTGTCCCCGCCAGGTGGCCTGCACCGTCCTGGCGGCCAGCTGCTGCTGTCGGAGCTGTCGCCGGGTCTTGAAGCCCCTCCAGGCCGACTGGATGGCGGTGGCCGCCTGGTTGGGCTGCCGGAGGCCTGGAGGAACGCGTGCCCAGGCCGCAGAGGAGCCCTGGCCGGTGCCCTGCACCACCCGCGTGGGCAGGCTGTGACCGCAGGTGTGGCAGGTGCGGAGACTGCAGCCCATGAGCATGACCACGCTGGGTGGACCCTGCAGCTCGGAGCTGAGGGAGCGACACACGGCGCAGACGTCCGGCTGGCAGGACAGGAAGCAGCGGTGCTCCGAGCCCAGCTGGACCTCGTGGCCACCCCGGGGGCAGCGGGTGGCCGACGCGGCGTGGCTTTTGCCCGGCGTGGCCGCCTTCGGCGGGAGCAGCGCCTGCCGGGCGCGGGCGCAGGCCTGGCGGACAAGGTGACCTCTCCAAGTGGCCTGGATGACCGTGGTGGCCCTGTAGAGCCGGGCCAGGTCCCGGCGCACACAGTGACCTCGCCAAGTGGCCTGGATGACGGTGGCCCACTGGTGCCACACTTTGATGGTGCGACGGACCAGGTGGCCACGCACGCACGCCTGGATGATGGTCACCGCCTGCACGATGACCAGGCTCTCCGCGGTCTGCAGGGACACCACCAGCTGGCCCGGCTGTCTGGGCTGTGCTGCGGCCACCGTCACGCCGTCCCACGGCTCGGGGTCCCTGGCCGGTGTCCACTCAGCGCGGGGGGCCACGGCACGGTCCACGGGCCTGGCTGCTGCACCGGGAACCGCGGAGGGCCACGACTGACCGCCAGCATCCACGGGACCCTGGGACACAGTGGGGGTCAGAGGTGGCTGGTGGTGGTCAGCCGCCATGGGGTGCAGGCTACTTTGGGGGCTCAAGGGCGCCGGTTTCTGGGACACACTGGGGTCAGCGTCCACCTGCGAGGGAGTGGACGCTGCGTTGGGGGGCGAGGACACAGCTGGCTGCGCGTGTGACAGGTCACCAGTGGCGGTGACACCGCCACCGGCCAGCCCTGGTGACTCCGAGACAACATCAGAAGCCACCGTCCCTGGGGAACGCCTGAGGTCAGCTGTGGCCTCTGGAACCAAGGGTCGACTGGTGCCCTTGTCCTCTACGGACATCACCGGAGCCCCGGTGGCAGCTATGAGGTTGGACGTGGACTCGTGGGGGGCCCTGGACTGTGGGATCAGGGCCGAAGTCCAGTCTGCCACGGGGACAGAGGCCACTTTGAGGACAGGGTCCAGGGGCCGGCGGTCAACAGTAACACTCGTGACCAACGGTTCCCAGTGTGTCCATGGGGTCACCTCCAGGACCTCGGATCTGACAGGCTCCAGGTGGGTTATGGACACCTGAGATGGACACTTGCCTGTTTGTCCTGCCCTCAATGTGGCCTGGTCATCTAAGGCCCCAACCATGGTCACCCCAGGGTCTCGTCCAAATGTCAAGGCTGTGGACAGAACCGTGGCCACGGAACCCGGGGTCAGGCCTGGGGCAGCAAAACTACTCAAAGGTCCTATGGACACAGGTGGCCTGTCCCCAACACTGACAGATTCTGACGTGTGACTGGAGGCCACCCGGCTGGTCAGTGCACCTGGGGACACGCCAGTGGACCCTGGTAGAAGTGTCTGGGCCACAGCGTCCACTATGAGACTTGGTGCCACGCCAGGCATCCTGGGTCCTGGGGGACATCTCTGGCCCACGCCCCTGACCACACACCCTCGGGTCACACGCAGAGCGACACTGCTGAGGACGGTGTGCGGGGACGTGCCTGTGGCCACCCGGCTGTGTCTGGCACCTGGCAGGACGTCCCCGCCGGTCATGAGCATCACGGGGGCCTGGGTGGCCATACTCACAGGGTGGAAACTGGACGGCAACCTCATGGACACACCTGAAGCTCGGGGAAGAGGGATGCTGACCGGAGACAGCAGCTTAGGCTGGCGCCTCTGCAGCCCCCCGGGCAGCGAGGACGGGCACGAGCGCTGGCCCGTGGCTAGGGACACTGACGCTGTTTCCTGAATCAAGGGGACCACGCCGCTGGACCCTGGCCATGGGGTGGCCGTGTGTCCCTGGGATGTGTCCTCTGCCCAGCCAGCGGGGACAGGCCCCTGGTATATACTGGGGTACACAGTAGTGACCGCAGGCCCCTGGACTGGGCTTGTCCCTGGGCCCTTAAAGCAGCAGTGGTGCTGTGACAGGCCAGATCCCCGGTCCTTGTCCACAGCGGCCTGGCAGAGGTCAGGCGTGGCGACGGTGACCACGCTGGGATAACTGCCGTGGACGCAGGACACCTGGTGGAGccccagggactcatgcttgcgcTCAGGATCCCGAAGGCTAGAGACCCTCGCGGTCACCAGCAGAGGGCCGTCACTGGGGCCCAACGTGATGTCCAGGGGCGGCGGGGGCAGAGGCTGACCCCCATTTCCGGCCACGCACGGATCTAACCTCCCAGAACTAATGGAGATCAAGACGGACGGGTGGCCCTGGCATGGGGCCTGGACACTGGCCCGTGAGCCCCGGGGACAAGAGTCCACCCCAGGGACCATGGCCGGCTCTCTGAGGCCCTGGCTGACCCCACAGGTGACAGGCAGCTGCGCCCGGCTCAGGGACTGCAGACCGGCCACAGGAGCCTGGGACAGACTAGAGTCCACGCCAGTGGCCAGAAATGGGTGACCTGGCCTGGCGGTCACCCCACTGAAGAAGCGGGGCTGGGTGAAGGTCAGAGACATCCCCATGTCTATTAATGGCTGGGCTGACAATGAGGACACCCCACTGACCACAGATGGCAAGGCCAAGCTTGGGGACACCACACTGACCACTGATGGTGGAGCCAAGCTTGGGGACACGCCACTGACCACTGATGATGGAGCCAAGCTTGGGGACACCCCACTGACCACTGATGGCGAGGCCAAGCTTGGGGACACCCCACTGACCACTGACGGTGGAGCCAAGCTTGGGGACACCCCACTGACCACTGATGGTGGAGCCAAGCTTGGGGACACCCCACTGACCACTGATGGCGAGGCCAGTCCTGGGGACACCCCACTGACCACTGATGGCGAGGCCAGTCCTGGGGACACCCCACTGACCACTGATGGTGAGGCCAGTCCTGGGGACACCCCACTGACCACTGATGGCCAGGCCAAGCTTGGGGACATCCCACTGACCACTGATGGTGAGGCTAAGTTTGGGGACAACCCAATGTGCCCAGGACTGACCACACTGGCCTTGGATGGACACACTAACTCTGAGAGCCACCTGCTGTCCTGTGGGGGCTGGGACAGCCCCGGGGTCACCCTAGTGGCCATGACTGGCTGGCTTAGGGGTGCAGACACCCTGTTGACCCCAGGGGACAGGCCTGGGTGTGGGGCTCCCGTCCTGGCCACTGGCGGCTGGGCTAGGGTCAGCTCCTGCCTGGTGGTCACCTCAGGCCACTGACCCCTGGGGACCACAGTGCCCAAAGACAAACTCGTCCTCATCCCGGCTCTGCCCAGCTTGGGGGACAGTCCCCCGGGAGGCTCCATGGAGCTGGAGTCCAGCCTAGCGCTGCTGTCCGAGCCCCACTGGACGCTCGTGGCCACCGAGCTGGCCGTGGAGTTGTGACCAGGCAGTGGCTTCAGCTCCATGGCGGTGGACGGCTGGGGCTGGGAAGGGGGGATCGTTTGTCTGCGGTCAGCGGTGTCCACCTTTCGTGCACCTGTCCAGCCCTGGGGTCTCCTCAGGGTGTCCCCAGAGGGGAAGGGGTCCGGCTGAGGCTCCTCGGTCAGCTCCACGACCTGAAGGCCATTTTCGGACAGCGTGGAGATGCTCCGTGAGCTGTCGCTCCCACCGGAGCTGTGGGACTCGCTCTTGGCCTGACCGCTGGCCCTGGGTGACCAGGAGAAGCTTTTAGCCAGGACGTCCCGTGGATGCTGTGGCAGGGTGGTCACCAGTTCATCCAGCAGGGACGTGGGGCGGCGGGTCACCGGCATCCGGGGGTTGGACAGGACAGGGACCGAGCCCTTTGCCGGACCCCTCTCCTGTCTGGGGACGGACGGGCTGACACCCACTCGGCCCGCGAGTGCCACGGTGGCCTCTGGGGACACTTGAGTGACCTTACGCATCACCCCCTCCCTGCTACCCAGAGAGGACTGCTTGCCATTTCGGGGCTGCGTCCTCCTCAGATTGTCCTCGGTGGCCTTGGACACCTGGCTGGGGACCCTGGCCACGGGGGGACGACGGACACGGGCGGGTTCCCTGCTGACCCCTGAGTGGTGACTCCAGTGCGAGGCCACCAGATGGGTGGATGTGACCTGCTGGGAGTGGACGGCCTTCCCGCCACTCACCCTGCGGGAC
The sequence above is drawn from the Castor canadensis chromosome 14, mCasCan1.hap1v2, whole genome shotgun sequence genome and encodes:
- the LOC141416586 gene encoding uncharacterized protein, whose product is MAPTPPRLLFVVALVLLLKSPGMSCSGTSDSPEDPSTTQPSTLSTELTSTTQSSTSSTELTTTTQPSTLSTELTSTTQPSTLSTELTSTTQSSTSSTELTSTTQSSTLSTELTSTAQSSTSSAELTSTTQPSTLSTELTSTAQSSTSSAELTSTAQSSTPSPESATTPQPGTGMQPSSGPPSSELPPTSQSPASPSPGQAAGDPWVSTSHRNPGVVIAVCLLVSVLLLGSAMVAVRRCHHRDEPEDFHRLDEVSLGNMSH
- the LOC141416573 gene encoding uncharacterized protein; translation: MQQATSLPFTSPASPSGPCLPLCPPPAGLQERAGCPRPQPRSTPSASEECLLPASRRVPRLRAVVESQAFRNILVDEMDLMLSRAATLIQANWRGYRLRQKLVSQMSVAKSIQEAWRRFSTRRLLRSSKAVAKRASREDGDIPYHPPQQVRFQSAEACGPCPLVMVNKETQFPSSDSLVPRGPQPPPEPGFLPHRTVATRVPCPVTQAVRGPCLVRHTEADVKSKHMATRATRVGITERSPSGRWGHTLPGSVKTQAHAYPVSTLAKTPPPKPCPGLPITKTPVCPASTLKSQPPPCPTPVVTIVKICPVSTATRPPPVQVPLASVTCVTPAGRPAVPVTKVPPQVCLLTSVIKSTPPTWPVAAVTKMPLQTCAESTVVKTSPPQVHLVQVRPLQTCPPAVSCKTSSQTASVASSVKPPPQTRLAAMITKTPAQIRSVAAVLKTLCSVPPAVANFRSPLQTVVTTGVTNTSSQMHLSGPKGKVVVKQATGTVRVSSQSYLAEGKGKCVPQTRLDVGTSTDTEKIKTCSPKTVKQDTTSKTSVAVTTTRVASWTKVAEDQNKRPVQVQQRAEVIKVQSRLYVPMDMPVTLPKAQLAVPLTKALSHLPPATQQTPLHPQLVTCPPPPALSQPQPAKTSSHARPPMEMTVTPVATCPAALPQPQVATHLTKPSSHSCPPAEKPKASPLAHLVSCLSKVHSQSRMASGLTKAQSQAQLATETTQCPFAAAQSLDPGGKTQSQPLLTTSKVSTLSYQHLGAMARAKPENRGAQLQAHVHGQGKATQGPCRASPEPPSVLVPLLTFAGHPVCNVESWGDTGPARPPPPPPSQATSCPEDIAASQVASLCADLASVLGSPEDVRAMLTKALSQGEVRAALSQALSREVLGTTMAKALPHSSLGVALMKALSWGELGVTLSRVLSRGELRTEVARAMQGKLAEVVCKALTEDERVALSQALCQGELGAVLTQSMSQAARRPGPVPGQATLKPAGSRMTALPAPLDADCRGGPSLAWGPVSPQPRKVRVPRMAAAYVGWPAGHPQAMGDGAASEWPPCSPLSPVGAFLVGRMFPNSHRGPLITGRGPVASWEVAPTGLFYLDLHLNPEVRRFKVCLTLRVSGLQTDTLAGGEGPLLPRSPHFQPPHSPGQPLTTNGAGPSSNQSPGSCGTSPGSQQTHVASRVTARSWASSGEGGVASRRVSGGKAVHSQQVTSTHLVASHWSHHSGVSREPARVRRPPVARVPSQVSKATEDNLRRTQPRNGKQSSLGSREGVMRKVTQVSPEATVALAGRVGVSPSVPRQERGPAKGSVPVLSNPRMPVTRRPTSLLDELVTTLPQHPRDVLAKSFSWSPRASGQAKSESHSSGGSDSSRSISTLSENGLQVVELTEEPQPDPFPSGDTLRRPQGWTGARKVDTADRRQTIPPSQPQPSTAMELKPLPGHNSTASSVATSVQWGSDSSARLDSSSMEPPGGLSPKLGRAGMRTSLSLGTVVPRGQWPEVTTRQELTLAQPPVARTGAPHPGLSPGVNRVSAPLSQPVMATRVTPGLSQPPQDSRWLSELVCPSKASVVSPGHIGLSPNLASPSVVSGMSPSLAWPSVVSGVSPGLASPSVVSGVSPGLASPSVVSGVSPGLASPSVVSGVSPSLAPPSVVSGVSPSLAPPSVVSGVSPSLASPSVVSGVSPSLAPSSVVSGVSPSLAPPSVVSVVSPSLALPSVVSGVSSLSAQPLIDMGMSLTFTQPRFFSGVTARPGHPFLATGVDSSLSQAPVAGLQSLSRAQLPVTCGVSQGLREPAMVPGVDSCPRGSRASVQAPCQGHPSVLISISSGRLDPCVAGNGGQPLPPPPLDITLGPSDGPLLVTARVSSLRDPERKHESLGLHQVSCVHGSYPSVVTVATPDLCQAAVDKDRGSGLSQHHCCFKGPGTSPVQGPAVTTVYPSIYQGPVPAGWAEDTSQGHTATPWPGSSGVVPLIQETASVSLATGQRSCPSSLPGGLQRRQPKLLSPVSIPLPRASGVSMRLPSSFHPVSMATQAPVMLMTGGDVLPGARHSRVATGTSPHTVLSSVALRVTRGCVVRGVGQRCPPGPRMPGVAPSLIVDAVAQTLLPGSTGVSPGALTSRVASSHTSESVSVGDRPPVSIGPLSSFAAPGLTPGSVATVLSTALTFGRDPGVTMVGALDDQATLRAGQTGKCPSQVSITHLEPVRSEVLEVTPWTHWEPLVTSVTVDRRPLDPVLKVASVPVADWTSALIPQSRAPHESTSNLIAATGAPVMSVEDKGTSRPLVPEATADLRRSPGTVASDVVSESPGLAGGGVTATGDLSHAQPAVSSPPNAASTPSQVDADPSVSQKPAPLSPQSSLHPMAADHHQPPLTPTVSQGPVDAGGQSWPSAVPGAAARPVDRAVAPRAEWTPARDPEPWDGVTVAAAQPRQPGQLVVSLQTAESLVIVQAVTIIQACVRGHLVRRTIKVWHQWATVIQATWRGHCVRRDLARLYRATTVIQATWRGHLVRQACARARQALLPPKAATPGKSHAASATRCPRGGHEVQLGSEHRCFLSCQPDVCAVCRSLSSELQGPPSVVMLMGCSLRTCHTCGHSLPTRVVQGTGQGSSAAWARVPPGLRQPNQAATAIQSAWRGFKTRRQLRQQQLAARTVQATWRGHYTRSCLTTDALLGHAAPHHASRPSRWPGV